The stretch of DNA AAGCGCGGGGTCATCACACTTTGCCTCCAGCGCCGACAGCTGGAGCATGACGGCTACGATATGCTGGCCAGAAAGATCATGGATATCGCGGGCAAGCTTTTCTCGCTCTGTCTCAGCTTGGGCCCGCACCTGCATGCGCTCCGCACTATGCGCAGTATGCATTGTGGCCTGTGTCGGGGATTTCGTCTCGTGATCGTCCTCATCCGGCCCTCGACATCGGCCAATTCCATCGGAATGAGGCAAACTCTTCCCGCCCCCGCCGGAGCGAGCGCCTTTTCTCGTCATGCAAAACCCTCCCCAGAGTATTGGCACGCGGCGAGATGGACGTTTCTACACAGCCCTCCCTACCCCGATCATAACCCTCCAGACCGAGTGAGTAGGCGCCAACATGCGCTAAACATGCCAGTATTTCTACCATCAGTCAACAGAGTTTCTCATTTCTTACTTTTTGTTGCCACAATTGGATCTTGTAAAATCTTTGTTATATCCGGGAACTTCTGTGCCTGGTTGGATATTGATGGCGATTGTGGGGAACTCAATTCACCGCTGACTTACCGTTGAAGATGATCCGCGGTCGCGCGTTCATAATTGCGCGTCTATCGCCTTGTTTCGTCGTGAAGTTGGTCGCGGCTGCTTCTCGCCCGTCTGTGTTTCTCCGAGCCATACGGCTGAATCAGAACAGGGTGGCAAAGGCCCGTCCTCGGGCGCTCGCGATCTCGATACCCTAGAGCGGGCTTGTCCGACTGCCTGTCAGGCAGTGTTGTCAGCACTGTCAGGTTTTTAATCCCTACACCGTCGATAGGGGGTGCGCTACCGTTAGGCTGATGCTGAGAGCGGTCTGTCGATATACTTCGCACAATTCTCAATCGAGCAAACGGTTCTTGCGAATACTTTTGTGTGAAGCAGTAATTTCCGGTCCTGCTCGATCCGGGCTTGTGGCGACATGATCATGCACATCATCACGAACTATACAGCCAATGCCGGCGCCGAAGCTATGCTCTCCCGGCTGTTGAGCGTCTCGCAGACACCCGCGATCGTCATTTCCCTCATGAACATTTCCGACCATCGGCGCCAGCGGACGGATCTGATCCGCTATGAGGCCCTTGGGATGCGCTCGCCCGCCGCTGCTGGTGTCACGCTGTGGCGTCTCTCCCGGATCATCGCGCGCACCGAGCCCGATCTGATCATCTGCTGGATGTACCACGCTTTGATTGCCGGGGTGCTCGCCGAGCGTTTGCGTCGGATTTTGCCTTTTCGTGGTGTGTTGACGGGCGAGCGATCAAAGGCCCGACCCATTCCGGTCTTCTGGAACGTACGGCAATCGCTCGATGATCCCGGCGCACTGTCGCGGAGCACGCGGCTTGCGGTGGCGATCTCCAAACGGCTGTCCCATAAGGCGGCGGGCATCATCTTCAACTCGTCTCGCGCCTATGCCCTTCATCGCAGCATAGGTTTCCGCAATCACAACATGGTGGTCATCCCGAACGGCTTCGAGCTGGCGAGTCCGCCCGCGTCAATCCAAGTCCGGCCGCAGCTCTTCGGCATTGCGGCGCGCTTTCACCGCCAGAAGGATCATGCGACCTTCTTTAGAGCCGCAGCGATCGTTCATCGCCAAAAGCCGGCGGCCCGCTTTGTGGCGGTCGGCGAAGGTCTCTCATCCGACAATCCCGAAATCCAGGCGCTCTTGGCCGAGGCTGGCCTGCCCGCGGAGGTGATCGACCTCCGCGGTGAGGTTGCCGATATGGATCCCTTTTATCGCGAGATCGACGTCCTGGTCCTGTCGTCACGCACCGAGGGCTTTCCCAACGTCGTGGCCGAGGCCATGGCCCATGGCAAACCCGTCATCACCACGGATGTGGGCGATGCCGCAGCAGTGGTCGGGGAAACGGGCATTGTCGTGCCGCCGGGCGATCCCTCGGCGCTCGCGCAAGCCATGTGCGGGATGGCCGACATCAGTCCATCCGACTATCGCCTCCTATCTCTCAGCGCACGTCGT from Rhodoligotrophos sp. CJ14 encodes:
- a CDS encoding glycosyltransferase, with translation MHIITNYTANAGAEAMLSRLLSVSQTPAIVISLMNISDHRRQRTDLIRYEALGMRSPAAAGVTLWRLSRIIARTEPDLIICWMYHALIAGVLAERLRRILPFRGVLTGERSKARPIPVFWNVRQSLDDPGALSRSTRLAVAISKRLSHKAAGIIFNSSRAYALHRSIGFRNHNMVVIPNGFELASPPASIQVRPQLFGIAARFHRQKDHATFFRAAAIVHRQKPAARFVAVGEGLSSDNPEIQALLAEAGLPAEVIDLRGEVADMDPFYREIDVLVLSSRTEGFPNVVAEAMAHGKPVITTDVGDAAAVVGETGIVVPPGDPSALAQAMCGMADISPSDYRLLSLSARRRIEDHYSLPQIARRYELFLGHP